A genome region from bacterium includes the following:
- a CDS encoding hybrid sensor histidine kinase/response regulator, with protein sequence MDKSLSILLVEDSDDDAALILRALSRGNFGIRHECVSSENALREALARKNWDVVLSDYYMPGFGGLQAIRIVQEASPDTPVIIVSGAIGEETAVELMRSGAHDFINKDKLMRLLPALERELAESQVRREREEAQESLRQELSLNAVLAELARKLISVSDDLESMAQMVLDKAKELTGSSHGYVAVVEPRTGNIRPVTYSEMMRTPHKEGDGGRGFSFSVNPDGSYRGLWGYSLNTRTSHFENYPQSHGSALGIPRGHEPIEKFMAVPVLYQGELVGQIALANPGRDYNGQDVVKISSIADLLSLSIVRQQNIHEREELESQLRQSQKMEAIGTLAGGIAHDFNNILTPLIGYAELVKTNLRDDPVLLRQQDEVLKACVRARELVQQILTFSRQSEEERKPLLVQSIVKEALRLLRSAIPSTIEMELDLAGECGAVLADSSQIHQVVMNLCTNAFYAMRENGGTLTVSLHEKFMAKRAARLDLRPGRYVELVVADTGHGIGQGTIEKIFDPYFTTKKKGEGTGLGLAIALGIVKKCGGTITAVSEEGQGTSFFVYLPVIEAKMLSESEKSPEARMPVGSEHILVIDDDRTIMELEQEMLCHLGYRVTGFSNCLDALDTFSASPGDFDLVITDLIMPNFSGTDLAQKVTAIRPEMPVMLCTGLSEDLSPSCAAELGIRRIVIKPIILKEFALAVRSVLDVASGKK encoded by the coding sequence CGCTGATTCTCCGCGCTCTCTCGCGGGGGAACTTCGGGATTCGCCACGAATGCGTAAGCTCCGAAAACGCCCTTCGCGAGGCGCTGGCGCGAAAGAACTGGGACGTTGTCCTGTCGGACTATTACATGCCGGGTTTCGGCGGCCTGCAGGCCATCAGGATCGTTCAGGAAGCTTCCCCCGACACGCCGGTAATTATCGTCTCCGGCGCTATCGGGGAGGAAACCGCCGTCGAGCTCATGCGCAGCGGCGCCCACGATTTCATCAACAAAGACAAGCTGATGCGGCTTCTCCCGGCGCTGGAGAGGGAGCTTGCCGAATCGCAGGTGCGCAGGGAGCGCGAGGAGGCGCAGGAATCGCTCAGGCAGGAGCTCAGCCTCAACGCCGTCCTCGCCGAGCTTGCCAGAAAGCTGATCTCCGTCTCCGACGACCTCGAATCGATGGCGCAGATGGTCCTCGACAAGGCAAAGGAGCTCACGGGAAGCAGCCACGGCTACGTGGCGGTGGTCGAGCCCAGGACCGGGAACATCAGGCCGGTGACCTACTCGGAGATGATGCGGACGCCGCATAAGGAAGGAGACGGCGGGCGCGGTTTCAGCTTTTCGGTAAACCCTGACGGCAGCTACAGGGGGCTTTGGGGCTATTCGCTCAACACCAGAACCTCGCACTTTGAAAACTACCCGCAAAGCCACGGCTCCGCTCTCGGGATCCCGAGGGGCCATGAGCCCATAGAGAAATTTATGGCCGTCCCCGTCCTGTACCAGGGCGAACTGGTCGGTCAGATTGCTCTCGCCAACCCCGGCAGGGATTACAACGGGCAGGACGTCGTCAAAATAAGCAGCATCGCCGACCTGCTCTCCCTTTCGATAGTGCGCCAGCAGAACATACACGAGCGCGAAGAGCTCGAATCGCAGCTTCGCCAGTCGCAGAAGATGGAGGCGATAGGCACCCTCGCGGGCGGGATAGCCCATGACTTCAACAACATCCTCACCCCTCTTATCGGCTACGCCGAACTCGTGAAGACCAACCTCAGGGACGACCCTGTGCTTCTGCGCCAGCAGGACGAGGTGCTGAAGGCCTGCGTGAGGGCGCGGGAGCTGGTGCAGCAGATACTTACCTTCAGCCGCCAGTCCGAAGAGGAGCGAAAGCCCCTCCTGGTGCAGTCCATAGTCAAGGAGGCGCTGCGGCTCCTTCGGTCGGCGATACCCTCAACCATAGAAATGGAGCTTGACCTGGCGGGCGAATGCGGAGCGGTGCTCGCCGACTCCTCCCAGATACATCAGGTCGTCATGAATCTTTGCACCAATGCCTTCTATGCCATGCGCGAGAACGGGGGGACGCTGACCGTCTCCCTGCACGAGAAATTTATGGCCAAAAGGGCGGCCAGACTGGACCTTAGGCCGGGAAGGTACGTTGAACTTGTGGTCGCGGATACGGGCCACGGCATAGGGCAGGGAACGATCGAGAAAATTTTCGATCCTTATTTCACTACGAAAAAGAAGGGCGAGGGGACGGGACTGGGTCTCGCCATCGCCCTCGGAATTGTAAAAAAATGCGGGGGAACGATAACCGCCGTCAGCGAAGAGGGCCAGGGCACCTCCTTTTTCGTGTACCTGCCGGTGATAGAGGCGAAAATGCTGAGTGAAAGCGAGAAATCGCCGGAGGCGAGAATGCCCGTCGGCAGCGAGCACATACTTGTAATAGACGACGACCGGACGATAATGGAACTTGAGCAGGAGATGCTCTGCCACCTCGGCTACAGGGTTACCGGTTTTTCAAACTGCCTCGACGCCCTCGATACCTTCAGCGCCAGCCCCGGCGATTTCGACCTGGTTATCACTGACCTGATCATGCCGAATTTTTCCGGTACCGACCTTGCCCAGAAGGTTACCGCCATAAGACCCGAAATGCCCGTAATGCTCTGCACCGGCCTCAGCGAGGATCTGAGCCCCTCCTGCGCCGCGGAATTGGGCATCCGCCGCATCGTGATAAAGCCCATAATTCTCAAAGAGTTCGCGCTTGCCGTAAGGAGCGTGCTGGACGTGGCCTCCGGCAAAAAGTAA
- a CDS encoding P-II family nitrogen regulator, giving the protein MKYIIAVIQPDRIDAVLDMLEEKEIHLVTVSNVLGRGRQKGISSVYRSVKEAGNLLRKIKLEIAVNEDFVDKTVAAIIEGGRTGEVGDGKIFILDLEECIRVRTGETGRAAIG; this is encoded by the coding sequence ATGAAGTACATTATTGCAGTAATACAGCCCGACCGCATCGACGCGGTTCTGGATATGCTCGAAGAAAAGGAAATACATCTCGTCACGGTGTCCAACGTCCTCGGCCGCGGCCGCCAGAAGGGCATTTCCAGCGTCTACCGCAGCGTAAAGGAAGCCGGAAACCTGCTGCGCAAGATTAAGCTGGAAATAGCCGTCAACGAGGATTTCGTCGACAAAACCGTGGCCGCCATAATCGAAGGCGGACGCACCGGCGAGGTCGGAGACGGAAAAATATTCATCCTCGACCTCGAAGAGTGCATAAGGGTGCGCACCGGAGAGACGGGGAGGGCGGCGATAGGCTGA
- a CDS encoding ammonium transporter, with translation MNMIKRRINQALRAAPALLAALLTAGTGYAAEGGAIDSGDTAWLLSSAGLVLLMTPGLAFFYGGLVRKKNILSVLMQCFMAMCLVTVIWFFCGYSLAFGPDVGHFIGNLSWAFLNGVGPEPNADYAATVPHLAFMAFQLKFAIITPALIIGAFAERIKFSAFCVFTALWTILVYSPVAHWVWGIGGFLRDMGAMDFAGGAVVHINAGMAALAAALILGKRVGKSAPPHNLPLAILGAGMLWFGWFGFNAGSALAANGVAATAFVTTHIASAVAGLVWSLLDWWYHKKPTTLGMITGAVAGLVAITPAAGFVTPTGAMIIGLGSAVICFISVTFVKAKFGYDDTLDAFGVHGVGGIWGSIATGFLAVSGANNQLWIQIKATAITAGFAFVASVILFKLVDMIVGLRVSEHEERIGLDLTQHRETAYTLLD, from the coding sequence ATGAACATGATCAAGCGAAGGATTAATCAGGCGCTGCGGGCTGCCCCGGCCCTGCTGGCCGCGCTGCTGACGGCCGGGACCGGTTATGCGGCCGAAGGAGGCGCAATCGACTCGGGCGATACCGCCTGGCTGCTTTCAAGCGCGGGGCTGGTGCTGCTGATGACGCCGGGGCTGGCGTTTTTCTACGGCGGCCTCGTAAGGAAGAAGAACATTCTTTCAGTGCTCATGCAGTGCTTCATGGCGATGTGCCTGGTGACGGTTATCTGGTTTTTCTGCGGTTACAGCCTTGCATTCGGCCCCGACGTAGGCCATTTCATAGGGAACCTTTCCTGGGCCTTCCTGAACGGAGTCGGGCCGGAGCCGAACGCCGACTACGCCGCCACCGTGCCTCATCTGGCCTTCATGGCCTTTCAGCTCAAGTTCGCGATAATAACCCCCGCCCTCATCATCGGCGCGTTTGCCGAGCGCATCAAGTTCTCCGCATTCTGCGTCTTTACCGCCCTCTGGACTATTCTGGTTTACTCCCCCGTTGCGCACTGGGTCTGGGGAATCGGCGGCTTTCTTCGGGATATGGGAGCGATGGATTTCGCGGGCGGCGCTGTCGTCCACATCAACGCCGGAATGGCGGCTCTCGCCGCGGCCCTCATACTCGGCAAGCGCGTAGGCAAGAGCGCTCCTCCCCACAACCTCCCCCTGGCTATACTCGGAGCGGGGATGCTCTGGTTCGGCTGGTTCGGCTTCAACGCGGGCAGCGCGCTTGCCGCCAACGGCGTCGCGGCCACGGCTTTCGTCACCACTCACATAGCTTCGGCGGTCGCGGGCCTCGTCTGGTCGCTGCTCGACTGGTGGTACCACAAAAAGCCCACCACCCTCGGCATGATAACCGGCGCGGTGGCGGGCCTCGTCGCGATAACTCCGGCGGCGGGGTTCGTAACGCCCACCGGGGCGATGATAATCGGGCTTGGCTCGGCGGTTATCTGCTTCATATCCGTAACCTTCGTCAAAGCGAAGTTCGGCTACGACGACACCCTCGACGCCTTCGGCGTACACGGAGTGGGCGGCATCTGGGGCTCGATAGCCACGGGCTTTCTCGCCGTTAGCGGCGCGAACAACCAGCTCTGGATACAGATAAAGGCCACGGCCATCACCGCCGGTTTCGCCTTCGTCGCCAGCGTAATACTTTTCAAGCTGGTCGATATGATCGTGGGTCTTAGGGTAAGCGAACACGAAGAGCGGATAGGGCTCGATCTGACCCAGCACCGTGAAACCGCATACACACTGCTTGACTGA
- a CDS encoding radical SAM protein has translation MKRNLYIALKLRILWLIFRRRLISFKKLWNMFVCYFSYALKRERSGRFPFMINIDLCNECNADCVFCRTEEGEIYNCNPDNTPYVEKGEMDFALYRTIIDEIKDHIVIAVLYVNGEPLVYREIYSAIKYASDRNVATMMSTNGILLTEKNALRLIESGICFVKVAVSGFSQETYRRQARHGNIEKIKSNIVRFQELNRERGADVLLMLDFMLYEYNTHEVEEVREFCRKLGIVFNVRPGNTRNIEVAVDFQKKRPKTAIPVCDWPWKVLTVNWNGDVFPCCDYVVWGGLEPYKRLNAGEKSIEKLWNSKEARRIRKTHAKIGRGAIKICKDCTRTGVAFKY, from the coding sequence ATGAAAAGAAACCTTTACATTGCTCTGAAGCTAAGGATTCTGTGGCTGATCTTCCGAAGAAGGCTGATCAGCTTCAAAAAACTGTGGAATATGTTCGTCTGTTACTTCTCTTACGCCTTAAAGCGGGAGCGGAGCGGCAGATTCCCCTTCATGATAAACATCGACCTTTGTAACGAATGCAACGCCGATTGCGTTTTTTGCAGGACCGAAGAGGGGGAGATATACAACTGCAACCCGGATAATACCCCCTACGTCGAAAAGGGCGAGATGGACTTCGCCCTTTATCGAACCATAATAGATGAGATCAAGGATCATATAGTGATTGCGGTCCTTTACGTGAACGGAGAGCCGCTCGTCTACAGGGAAATTTATTCGGCCATAAAATATGCGTCGGACAGAAACGTCGCCACGATGATGTCCACCAACGGGATACTTCTGACCGAGAAGAACGCTTTGCGTCTTATCGAGTCGGGAATCTGCTTCGTCAAGGTCGCCGTAAGCGGGTTTTCGCAGGAGACCTACCGGAGACAGGCGCGCCACGGCAACATCGAGAAGATAAAGAGCAATATCGTCCGCTTTCAGGAGCTCAACCGCGAGCGGGGCGCGGATGTGCTCCTCATGCTCGATTTCATGCTCTACGAGTACAACACCCACGAGGTCGAAGAGGTCCGGGAGTTTTGCAGGAAGCTCGGCATAGTGTTCAACGTAAGGCCGGGAAACACCCGGAATATCGAGGTCGCCGTTGACTTCCAGAAAAAGAGGCCGAAGACCGCGATACCCGTGTGCGACTGGCCCTGGAAGGTGCTGACGGTAAACTGGAACGGAGACGTATTCCCCTGCTGCGATTACGTCGTCTGGGGCGGGCTCGAACCGTACAAGAGGCTCAACGCCGGAGAAAAGTCGATCGAAAAGCTCTGGAACTCCAAAGAAGCCCGCAGGATACGGAAAACCCACGCGAA